In a single window of the Pseudomonas entomophila genome:
- a CDS encoding CpsD/CapB family tyrosine-protein kinase, producing the protein MDRITPVVGKNLHQVSPGASETPQPVPLVEQHELLGPFDYVQTKVVPLRAEHLERNRIVAYNKNSNMSWAFDLLRTQILQTMEEKGWRTLAITSPTPEAGKTVLSINLAMSIAHHTTKTALLVDFDLRRPRVGSALGLPMDKALNELLAGKSGLEEVMVNPTLPRFVVLPTREPIPLSTEMLSSPKVSNLISDLRERYESRICIFDLPPLLSSDDAITVLPKFDCVLLVVANGVNSKKEIEDCLYHLATANLIGAVLNKAEPQKRSYY; encoded by the coding sequence ATGGACAGGATTACGCCGGTTGTTGGAAAGAACCTTCATCAGGTTTCACCGGGTGCCTCGGAGACACCGCAGCCCGTGCCACTGGTGGAGCAGCATGAACTGCTGGGCCCCTTCGATTATGTTCAGACCAAGGTCGTGCCACTGCGTGCGGAGCATCTGGAGCGCAATCGAATCGTGGCCTACAACAAGAACTCGAACATGAGCTGGGCGTTCGACCTGCTGCGCACGCAGATCCTGCAGACCATGGAAGAGAAGGGGTGGCGCACCCTGGCAATCACATCGCCGACGCCCGAAGCCGGCAAGACGGTGCTGTCGATCAACCTGGCCATGAGCATCGCTCACCACACGACCAAGACGGCGTTGCTGGTTGACTTCGACCTGCGTCGCCCGAGAGTCGGCAGTGCCCTCGGGCTGCCGATGGACAAGGCGCTCAACGAGCTGCTGGCCGGCAAGTCGGGGCTCGAAGAGGTGATGGTCAACCCGACCTTGCCGCGTTTCGTGGTGTTGCCAACCCGTGAACCGATACCGTTGTCCACTGAAATGTTGTCTTCGCCAAAGGTGAGCAACCTGATCAGCGACCTGCGCGAACGTTACGAGTCGCGTATCTGCATCTTCGACTTGCCACCGCTGCTCAGTTCCGACGATGCGATCACCGTGTTGCCCAAGTTCGACTGTGTGTTGCTGGTGGTCGCCAACGGCGTGAACAGCAAGAAGGAGATCGAGGACTGCCTGTATCACCTGGCCACGGCCAACCTGATCGGTGCGGTATTGAACAAGGCGGAGCCGCAGAAGCGTTCCTACTATTGA
- a CDS encoding putative bifunctional diguanylate cyclase/phosphodiesterase — protein MTLSQFPHEALPPNPSTLRQTLNRLLPVGFAVVGIGLSVALGYLDAQRERNEQLGNLAARLAGMRGALEAQLGAAFGEAEGIAQLIAADGGISPAHFHGMARDALQSVPYMRHIALAPGDVIVDVYPMRGNERLIGLDYRQLPDQFPLLQSARDQARPVLAGPLQLYQGGRALIYRRPVFITGKRGVQFYWGNVSIVADIDRLLLTAGLRPDTEFELAVRGVDGKGAEGALIWGDPRLFDESQVKMSVDVPGGVWQLVAAPRASAAGLDLFASPLFLFALSCTALFSLFVAQLNRKQRLLEQRNRVLRQYQAQLERLAHYDTITGLPNRVLFQQQLTEAILQDHGLAVLMLDIDGFKQVNDSLGHPMGDLLLQQATARFLQELHSQDRVCRLGGDEFVFMLQGAQGQVQHQIRALLRCLQRPFDLNGNATLVTGSIGLAWSPQHGEDADSLLRHADTAMYAAKESGRNAWRPYHPDMTERLQQRLELERNLRRALEHNEFELWYQPKVDLFSGQLEGVEALLRWRDPHHGLVSPAEFIPLAERTGLIIPLGERVLELACAQLAAWRAGDGLPGPMAINVAALQIERSDYVTSLASALERHGLPANLLEVEITESLLMESQQQACAVLAQLQAMGVATAVDDFGTGYSSLAYLRALPIDHLKIDRAFIKDLPEDDDAVAVARAIIDLGHALGFRITAEGIETQAQFDFLRNAGCDQGQGFLFGRPMPAADLARWLAANESRRRGA, from the coding sequence ATGACCCTCTCCCAGTTCCCCCATGAAGCGCTTCCGCCCAATCCGAGCACGCTGCGCCAAACGCTGAATCGTCTGTTGCCGGTCGGCTTCGCTGTGGTCGGTATCGGCCTGTCGGTCGCCCTCGGCTACCTCGATGCGCAGCGCGAACGCAACGAGCAGTTGGGTAATCTTGCCGCGCGCCTGGCCGGAATGCGCGGGGCGCTGGAGGCACAACTGGGTGCTGCGTTTGGTGAGGCCGAAGGCATCGCCCAGTTGATTGCCGCCGATGGCGGTATCAGCCCGGCGCACTTCCATGGCATGGCCCGCGACGCCTTGCAGTCGGTCCCCTACATGCGCCATATCGCGCTGGCGCCGGGGGATGTGATCGTCGATGTCTATCCGATGCGGGGCAATGAACGCTTGATCGGGCTGGACTATCGCCAGTTGCCCGACCAGTTCCCGCTGCTGCAGTCGGCCCGCGACCAGGCGCGTCCCGTGCTGGCGGGCCCCTTGCAGTTGTATCAGGGCGGCAGGGCGCTGATCTATCGACGCCCGGTGTTCATCACGGGTAAGCGTGGCGTGCAGTTCTATTGGGGCAATGTGTCGATCGTGGCCGATATCGACCGGCTGCTGCTCACCGCTGGGTTGCGTCCGGATACCGAGTTCGAATTGGCCGTGCGCGGTGTCGACGGCAAGGGGGCGGAGGGTGCGCTGATCTGGGGCGACCCCCGGTTGTTCGACGAATCCCAGGTGAAGATGAGCGTCGATGTGCCTGGCGGTGTCTGGCAGTTGGTGGCCGCGCCCCGGGCAAGCGCGGCAGGGCTGGACCTGTTCGCCTCGCCGCTGTTCCTGTTCGCCTTGAGCTGCACCGCTTTGTTCAGCCTGTTTGTCGCCCAGCTCAATCGCAAGCAGCGACTGCTCGAACAACGCAACCGGGTGCTGCGCCAGTACCAGGCCCAGCTGGAGCGCCTGGCCCATTACGACACCATCACCGGGTTGCCCAACCGGGTGCTGTTCCAGCAGCAACTGACCGAGGCCATCCTGCAGGACCATGGCCTGGCGGTGCTGATGCTCGATATCGACGGCTTCAAGCAGGTCAACGACAGCCTCGGCCACCCCATGGGCGACCTGCTGCTGCAGCAGGCCACAGCACGCTTCCTGCAGGAGCTGCACAGCCAGGATCGGGTGTGCCGCCTGGGCGGCGATGAGTTCGTGTTCATGCTGCAGGGCGCCCAGGGCCAGGTGCAACACCAGATCCGTGCCTTGCTGCGTTGCCTGCAGCGGCCATTCGACCTCAACGGCAATGCCACCCTGGTCACTGGCAGTATCGGCCTGGCCTGGAGCCCGCAGCACGGCGAGGACGCCGACAGCCTGCTGCGCCACGCCGACACCGCCATGTACGCGGCCAAGGAGAGCGGGCGCAACGCCTGGCGCCCATACCACCCAGACATGACCGAGCGCCTGCAGCAACGCCTGGAGCTGGAGCGCAACCTGCGCAGGGCGTTGGAGCACAACGAATTCGAGCTGTGGTATCAGCCCAAGGTCGACCTGTTCAGTGGGCAGCTGGAAGGTGTCGAGGCACTGCTGCGCTGGCGCGATCCGCACCATGGCCTGGTGTCTCCGGCCGAATTCATTCCGTTGGCCGAACGCACCGGCCTGATCATTCCGTTGGGCGAACGGGTGTTGGAGCTGGCCTGCGCCCAACTGGCCGCCTGGCGTGCCGGCGATGGCTTGCCTGGGCCCATGGCGATCAACGTGGCGGCCTTGCAAATCGAGCGCAGCGACTACGTCACCAGCCTGGCGTCGGCGCTGGAGCGCCACGGCTTGCCGGCGAACCTGCTGGAGGTGGAGATCACCGAAAGCCTGCTGATGGAAAGCCAGCAGCAAGCCTGCGCGGTGCTGGCCCAGTTGCAGGCCATGGGCGTGGCCACGGCGGTGGACGACTTCGGCACCGGTTATTCGTCGCTGGCCTACCTGCGGGCACTGCCCATCGACCATCTGAAGATCGACCGGGCCTTCATCAAGGACCTGCCCGAGGACGACGACGCCGTGGCCGTGGCCAGGGCAATCATCGACCTGGGGCATGCCCTGGGTTTCAGGATTACCGCCGAGGGCATCGAAACCCAGGCCCAGTTCGACTTCCTGCGTAACGCCGGGTGCGATCAGGGCCAAGGCTTCCTGTTCGGGCGGCCGATGCCCGCCGCCGACCTGGCGCGATGGCTGGCGGCCAATGAAAGCCGCCGCCGTGGTGCATGA
- a CDS encoding LTA synthase family protein gives MLGHPHARLITLGTLVLAIPLAARALLGWSDPLGYLSDLAIGSLLVLLLQRAPLWLALPVVLAWAGLLIASAELVSAVGRLPNQADLTYLFDPQFMENSTGGALARPWLPWLLSGALLAWLATACFGTRRGAALPRKAWAVPAVLLAMHWGSQQLAPSEADQWRQYNLPHQLLSAAAGQLQQQAQVLVMGETPVMPLPIAGLTQADLHGQRLFDGPGSARNLLIITVEGIPGTYIRANRQAVGSRFDEELMPNLSRWAERGMNTPDYVLHTHQTIRGLYAMLCGDYDKLANGTPKGVELLTQDVRNQACLPAQLRQAGFSTHYLQGAGLRFMAKDRIMPHIGFDQVHGLEWFNNANYLEFPWGKDDRAFFEGALDYVGKLRKQPQPWMLTLLTVGTHQPYSAPDDYLQRHATAKQAAVAYLDDALGGFLDALERQGVLEDTLVVVTSDESHGIDGVRLASSWGFNLTLAPEQLQLPRLNRGTYGHVDLTASLLDYFSLPIPAALAGRSLYRDYDSGREMIAYTNGVLRYHDGQGTFSECDFQQRCRRYASEGFITEQARFVGHGEHTLGPQISLLATTLDQSLLNTPLNLRYQFGGPAPIALQDRIRDDWADNLIGAQYLEMPEGSRTRVRIKIRALDPKHEAYIQLKAKEREQDVALGLPEEVRVTADQPLEIEFGFDNPIERKAFSFHLLGYGGGEVEVSDFSVITALPGEEETLEERVDGHIAQST, from the coding sequence ATGCTTGGCCACCCACATGCCCGGTTGATCACCCTGGGCACGCTGGTACTGGCCATTCCCCTGGCTGCGCGCGCCCTACTGGGCTGGTCCGACCCGCTGGGGTACCTGTCCGACCTGGCGATCGGTAGCCTGCTGGTGCTGCTGTTGCAGCGTGCGCCGCTGTGGCTGGCGCTGCCCGTGGTACTGGCCTGGGCCGGCCTGCTGATCGCCTCTGCCGAACTGGTCAGCGCGGTCGGGCGCCTGCCCAACCAGGCGGACCTGACCTACCTGTTCGATCCACAGTTCATGGAGAACTCCACCGGCGGCGCCCTGGCCAGGCCTTGGTTGCCTTGGCTGCTGTCGGGCGCCCTGCTCGCCTGGCTGGCGACCGCCTGCTTCGGCACGCGTCGAGGCGCTGCCCTGCCGCGCAAGGCCTGGGCCGTGCCGGCGGTGTTGCTGGCGATGCATTGGGGCAGCCAGCAGCTCGCGCCGTCGGAGGCCGATCAGTGGCGTCAATACAACCTGCCACACCAGCTGCTCTCGGCGGCGGCAGGGCAGTTGCAGCAGCAGGCCCAGGTGCTGGTCATGGGGGAAACACCTGTCATGCCACTGCCCATTGCCGGCCTCACCCAGGCCGACCTGCACGGCCAGCGGCTGTTCGACGGCCCGGGCTCGGCGCGCAACCTGCTGATCATCACCGTCGAAGGGATCCCCGGCACCTATATTCGAGCCAACCGCCAGGCCGTAGGCAGCCGGTTCGACGAAGAGCTCATGCCCAATCTCAGCCGCTGGGCCGAACGCGGCATGAACACCCCCGACTACGTACTGCATACCCACCAGACCATTCGTGGCCTGTACGCCATGCTCTGCGGCGACTACGACAAGCTGGCCAACGGCACCCCGAAAGGCGTCGAACTGCTGACCCAGGACGTGCGCAACCAGGCCTGCCTGCCCGCACAACTGCGCCAGGCCGGCTTCAGCACCCACTACCTGCAAGGTGCCGGGCTGCGCTTCATGGCCAAGGACCGGATCATGCCGCACATCGGTTTCGACCAGGTGCACGGCCTGGAGTGGTTCAACAACGCGAACTACCTGGAGTTCCCCTGGGGCAAAGACGACCGTGCGTTCTTCGAAGGTGCCCTGGACTACGTGGGCAAACTGCGCAAGCAGCCACAACCCTGGATGCTCACCCTGCTGACCGTGGGCACCCACCAGCCCTACTCCGCCCCCGACGACTACTTGCAGCGCCATGCCACCGCCAAGCAGGCCGCGGTCGCCTACCTCGACGACGCCCTGGGCGGTTTTCTCGACGCCCTCGAACGCCAGGGTGTACTGGAGGACACCCTGGTGGTCGTCACCTCGGACGAGTCCCACGGCATCGATGGCGTGCGGCTGGCGTCGTCATGGGGGTTCAACCTTACCCTGGCGCCTGAACAACTCCAGTTGCCCAGGCTCAACCGAGGCACCTATGGCCATGTCGACCTGACCGCTTCGCTGCTCGACTACTTCAGTCTGCCGATCCCGGCCGCGCTGGCGGGGCGATCGTTGTACCGCGACTACGACAGCGGCCGTGAAATGATCGCCTACACCAATGGCGTGCTGCGCTACCACGATGGCCAGGGCACCTTTAGCGAATGCGACTTCCAGCAGCGCTGCCGGCGCTATGCCAGCGAAGGTTTCATTACCGAGCAGGCTCGCTTCGTGGGCCACGGCGAACACACCCTCGGCCCACAGATCAGCTTGCTGGCCACCACCCTCGACCAGTCGCTGCTCAACACCCCGCTCAACCTGCGCTACCAGTTCGGCGGCCCCGCGCCCATCGCGCTGCAGGACCGCATCCGTGACGACTGGGCGGACAACCTCATCGGTGCGCAATACCTGGAAATGCCCGAGGGCTCGCGCACCCGGGTACGCATCAAGATCCGGGCGCTCGACCCGAAACATGAAGCCTATATCCAGCTGAAGGCCAAGGAGCGTGAGCAGGATGTGGCGCTGGGGCTGCCCGAGGAAGTGCGGGTAACGGCCGACCAGCCATTGGAAATAGAGTTCGGTTTCGACAACCCCATCGAGCGCAAGGCGTTCTCCTTCCACCTGCTGGGCTACGGCGGCGGAGAGGTCGAGGTCAGTGATTTCAGCGTGATCACCGCGCTGCCAGGCGAGGAAGAAACCCTGGAGGAGCGCGTGGACGGGCATATCGCCCAGTCCACCTGA
- a CDS encoding polysaccharide biosynthesis/export family protein, whose protein sequence is MVRLLLPLLGVLMLWSGASGANEPTPYLLSPGDRVMISVWQEDTLRQETTVLPDGSITFPLVGRVDVVGLDATGAAQRIGVKLKEYLAEPNVSVVVINPAGNVVYVQGKVVKSGPVSMAGPTAVLQALSMSGGLDKFADVSDIKVIRGQGSSQKVLPVRYKDLVSGRDLSTNFQLQAGDTLVVP, encoded by the coding sequence ATGGTGCGTTTGCTGCTTCCCCTGTTGGGCGTGCTGATGCTGTGGTCCGGTGCATCTGGCGCCAATGAACCAACTCCCTACCTGTTGAGCCCTGGTGACAGAGTGATGATCTCTGTCTGGCAGGAAGATACTCTGCGCCAGGAAACCACTGTTCTGCCTGATGGCAGCATCACGTTTCCGTTGGTGGGCCGCGTAGACGTGGTTGGGCTGGATGCCACCGGCGCGGCGCAGAGAATCGGCGTCAAGCTTAAAGAGTATCTTGCCGAACCCAATGTCAGCGTGGTGGTAATCAACCCCGCCGGCAACGTTGTGTATGTCCAGGGTAAAGTAGTGAAGTCCGGACCAGTGTCGATGGCCGGCCCTACTGCAGTGCTTCAAGCACTGAGCATGTCTGGTGGACTGGACAAATTTGCGGACGTAAGCGACATCAAGGTGATCCGCGGCCAGGGCAGTTCACAAAAAGTGCTGCCGGTACGTTACAAGGATTTGGTTTCCGGCCGCGATCTTTCGACAAACTTCCAACTCCAGGCGGGCGACACCTTGGTCGTCCCGTGA
- a CDS encoding GumC family protein, giving the protein MKSEYELSLKDYIAIIKDRALLLGVTAVVILAATVGVAVSVPPVYQSTGTILVESQQISPELVSNNNNSFADERIEVIRQRVMTRENLLQIIDKYNLFADKGRQFSEADKIDQMRNAIVVTTLSTFVKGRGETTVAFSVSFEHKRPEVAKEVANELVTLFLNENMKQRTERASETTEFLTQEADKLGTELATLENQLADFKQAHANALPENQSLRMSMLSRSELEFREVDRDYKNAQEELRYLELELSAANAGLATRPDGTRPSAAEQPQDLGSLKAEYTRLLTKYTPAHPDVIAIKRKIQALEGATDGKGLAAVSVSLDVARARAKIVAAQDTIASLAQQKRELTKKMESYEAQILEAPQVERGLVTLMRDHDNARKKYEEIRAKEMGAKITESLEQENKAERFVLLEPPLMPEKPVKPNRKKIVALGLVLAPAGGGALVMLLELLNQRIRGVGALESVLGKRVLVAVPYISTQADLARRRKWRVMLVSVGILLAAVLLVVIHLFYMPLDVLLFKVMARFA; this is encoded by the coding sequence ATGAAATCTGAATACGAGCTGTCCCTGAAAGACTACATCGCTATCATCAAGGACCGCGCCCTGCTGCTGGGGGTGACGGCGGTGGTCATCCTGGCGGCGACAGTGGGGGTGGCGGTTTCGGTGCCGCCGGTCTATCAGTCGACCGGCACCATTCTGGTCGAGTCGCAACAGATTTCGCCGGAACTGGTGTCCAACAACAACAACAGCTTCGCCGATGAGCGTATCGAGGTCATCCGCCAACGGGTCATGACCCGCGAGAACCTGTTGCAGATCATCGACAAGTACAACCTGTTCGCTGACAAGGGCCGACAGTTCAGCGAAGCCGACAAGATCGACCAGATGCGCAACGCCATCGTCGTGACCACCCTCAGCACTTTCGTCAAAGGGCGGGGCGAGACCACCGTGGCGTTCAGCGTGTCGTTCGAGCACAAGCGCCCGGAAGTCGCCAAGGAAGTGGCCAACGAACTGGTGACGCTGTTTCTCAACGAGAACATGAAGCAACGTACCGAGCGCGCCAGTGAAACCACCGAATTCCTGACCCAGGAAGCCGACAAGCTGGGTACCGAGCTGGCCACGCTGGAAAACCAGCTGGCGGACTTCAAACAGGCCCACGCCAACGCCTTACCCGAGAACCAGTCGCTGCGCATGAGCATGTTGTCACGCTCGGAGCTGGAATTCCGGGAAGTGGACCGCGACTACAAGAATGCCCAGGAAGAGCTGCGCTACCTGGAGCTCGAACTGTCGGCGGCGAACGCCGGCTTGGCCACTCGCCCCGACGGCACTCGCCCCTCTGCCGCCGAGCAGCCGCAGGACCTGGGCAGCCTCAAGGCCGAATACACCAGGTTGCTGACCAAGTACACCCCGGCACACCCCGACGTGATCGCGATTAAACGCAAGATCCAGGCGCTTGAGGGCGCCACCGACGGCAAGGGCCTGGCGGCGGTATCGGTCAGTCTTGATGTGGCCCGAGCCCGGGCCAAGATTGTCGCGGCGCAGGACACGATCGCTTCGTTGGCCCAGCAGAAGCGCGAGCTGACCAAGAAGATGGAGAGCTACGAGGCGCAGATTCTCGAAGCGCCACAGGTCGAGCGTGGCTTGGTCACCTTGATGCGCGATCATGACAACGCACGCAAGAAGTACGAGGAGATCCGCGCCAAGGAAATGGGCGCCAAGATCACCGAGAGCCTGGAGCAGGAAAACAAGGCTGAACGTTTCGTACTGCTCGAACCCCCGCTGATGCCCGAGAAACCGGTCAAGCCCAATCGCAAGAAAATCGTCGCCCTTGGCCTGGTGCTGGCACCGGCCGGTGGCGGTGCATTGGTCATGCTGCTGGAGTTGCTGAACCAGCGCATACGCGGCGTGGGGGCCTTGGAAAGCGTCCTGGGTAAACGTGTGCTGGTCGCCGTGCCCTACATCTCTACCCAGGCGGATCTGGCTCGGCGCAGGAAATGGCGGGTGATGCTGGTCAGCGTGGGTATTCTGCTGGCGGCTGTTCTGCTGGTGGTCATCCACCTGTTCTATATGCCGCTGGATGTTCTGCTGTTCAAAGTCATGGCTCGGTTTGCATAG
- a CDS encoding glycosyltransferase family 61 protein, whose translation MESDISKLSEVAVASRHTWTLAAYKYMARKRLARKADLDIKRVAAKSWDIAPGETTLSPPAIYLPNQMERVTGWEGKRFYPYVHPGRTMEGGITTEQGPTRGYLIKDVWLVDGALYKGDASHWLSLKPCTFPRIIVEHELERAAAYCTQNGNTWFGTWLMEDCPTYALACEEGIPITTAPSARFPLFTQGPAYEDWLGMQPLRLRGAFIRELVLFDDLSNNRNRHLRYRAMGDKLLSHVQHAPHPGVFILRGSDGDLRLLRNELEIAEHLRQHRGFRVIDPMKNDVPTIIAACAGARVVIGVEGSQLVHGVNVMQAGSTLLALQPPNRFVSYYKYLTDRDQQHYAFVVGVPEGEGFRIDIDEVERTLDLLPS comes from the coding sequence ATGGAAAGCGATATTTCGAAGCTCAGCGAAGTGGCCGTAGCCAGTCGGCATACCTGGACCCTCGCTGCCTACAAGTACATGGCGAGGAAGCGCCTTGCGCGCAAGGCGGACCTGGACATCAAGCGTGTGGCGGCGAAAAGCTGGGATATCGCCCCGGGCGAAACCACGCTCTCGCCTCCGGCGATCTACCTGCCCAACCAGATGGAGCGGGTGACCGGCTGGGAAGGCAAGCGCTTCTACCCCTACGTGCATCCTGGGCGCACCATGGAGGGCGGCATCACCACGGAGCAAGGCCCGACACGGGGCTACCTGATAAAGGATGTCTGGTTGGTCGACGGCGCCCTGTACAAAGGTGACGCCAGCCACTGGCTGTCGCTGAAACCTTGCACCTTCCCGCGGATTATCGTCGAGCATGAGCTTGAACGCGCGGCGGCCTATTGCACGCAGAACGGCAATACCTGGTTCGGCACCTGGCTGATGGAAGACTGCCCGACCTACGCCCTTGCATGCGAGGAGGGCATTCCGATCACCACCGCGCCATCCGCGCGATTCCCTCTGTTCACTCAAGGGCCGGCCTACGAAGACTGGCTGGGGATGCAGCCCCTGCGCTTACGCGGTGCGTTCATCCGCGAACTGGTGTTGTTCGACGACCTGAGCAACAACCGCAATCGGCACCTGCGCTACCGGGCGATGGGCGACAAACTGCTGTCGCATGTGCAACATGCACCGCACCCCGGCGTATTCATCCTGCGGGGTAGCGATGGTGACCTGCGTTTGCTGCGCAATGAGCTCGAGATCGCCGAGCACCTGCGCCAGCACCGTGGCTTTCGGGTCATCGACCCGATGAAAAACGATGTCCCGACCATCATTGCGGCCTGCGCGGGGGCGCGGGTGGTGATTGGCGTCGAGGGGAGCCAGTTGGTTCATGGTGTCAATGTCATGCAGGCAGGCAGCACCTTGCTGGCGTTGCAGCCACCGAACCGTTTTGTCAGCTACTACAAGTACCTGACCGACCGGGACCAGCAGCACTATGCCTTCGTGGTAGGCGTGCCGGAGGGCGAAGGTTTCAGGATCGATATCGACGAGGTCGAACGCACGTTGGACCTGTTGCCATCCTGA
- the eppA gene encoding EPS-associated small membrane protein EppA, giving the protein MRSTLFIKSIFLLVLISGAARAADSYINQSSVIPLATAGWLFGFAVIGFVAVANRKRI; this is encoded by the coding sequence ATGCGCTCGACACTGTTCATCAAGTCGATTTTCCTGTTGGTGCTTATTAGTGGCGCAGCGCGAGCGGCCGATTCTTATATCAATCAGTCAAGTGTCATTCCGTTGGCGACGGCAGGTTGGCTGTTTGGCTTTGCCGTCATCGGTTTTGTCGCGGTTGCGAACAGAAAACGGATCTGA